One genomic window of Providencia hangzhouensis includes the following:
- the dtd gene encoding D-aminoacyl-tRNA deacylase, whose amino-acid sequence MIALIQRVTHASVAVDQKIVGQINAGLLVLLGVEKDDDEQKAKRLCEKVLGYRIFSDEQGKMNLNVQQAGGSLLVVSQFTLAADTKKGMRPSFSGGAEPERADALYQYFVEQSRQQGVETQTGEFAADMQVNLTNDGPVTFWLQV is encoded by the coding sequence ATGATTGCATTAATCCAAAGAGTCACTCATGCGAGTGTGGCTGTTGATCAGAAAATAGTAGGGCAAATAAATGCTGGGTTGTTGGTTTTACTTGGCGTTGAAAAAGATGATGATGAGCAGAAAGCCAAACGTTTGTGTGAAAAAGTACTGGGCTACCGTATTTTTAGTGATGAACAAGGGAAAATGAATCTCAATGTTCAACAGGCGGGAGGCAGCCTTTTGGTCGTTTCTCAATTTACTTTAGCAGCTGACACTAAAAAAGGTATGCGGCCTAGCTTTTCAGGGGGAGCAGAGCCTGAAAGAGCGGATGCTTTGTACCAATACTTCGTTGAACAGAGCCGCCAACAAGGGGTTGAAACACAAACCGGTGAGTTTGCCGCTGACATGCAAGTGAATTTAACCAATGATGGCCCTGTTACCTTCTGGCTACAAGTGTGA
- the typA gene encoding ribosome-dependent GTPase TypA has translation MSIQNLRNIAIIAHVDHGKTTLVGKLLQQSGTFGERETVDERVMDSNDLEKERGITILAKNTAIQWNGYHINIVDTPGHADFGGEVERVMSMVDCVLLVVDAMDGPMPQTRFVTQKAFDHGLRPIVVINKVDRPGARPDWVVDQVFDLFVNLGATDEQLDFPIVYASALNGIAGLDHENMAEDMTPLYEAIVEHVAPPAVDIDGPFQMQVSQLDYNSYLGVIGIGRIKRGVVKPNQQVTVIDSEGKTRNGKIGKVLTHLGLERIDSQQAEAGDIVALTGLGELNISDTICQVGSVEALPALAVDEPTVSMFYCVNTSPFCGKEGKFVTSRQILDRLNKELVHNVALRVEETQDPDAFRVSGRGELHLSVLIENMRREGFELAVSRPKVIIREIDGRKQEPFEQVTLDVEEQHQGDIMKALGERKGDLRDMMPDGKGRVRLDYVIPSRGLIGFRTEFMTMTSGTGLLYSTFSHYDDVRPGEIGGRQNGVLISNGQGKAVAYALYSLQDRGKLFLGHGAEVYEGQIIGIHSRSNDLTVNCLTGKKLTNMRASGTDEATTLSPPIKMTLEQALEFIDDDELVEVTPQSIRLRKRHLTENDRRRANRSKED, from the coding sequence TTGTCAATTCAAAATTTAAGAAACATCGCCATCATCGCTCACGTTGACCATGGCAAGACCACACTGGTTGGTAAATTATTGCAGCAATCAGGCACGTTCGGTGAACGTGAAACTGTTGATGAGCGTGTTATGGACTCCAATGACTTGGAGAAAGAGCGTGGTATTACCATCCTTGCTAAAAATACCGCTATCCAATGGAATGGTTATCATATCAATATCGTAGACACCCCAGGTCACGCCGATTTCGGTGGTGAGGTTGAGCGCGTTATGTCTATGGTTGACTGCGTACTGCTGGTTGTTGATGCGATGGATGGCCCAATGCCACAAACTCGTTTCGTAACGCAAAAAGCGTTCGACCACGGTTTACGTCCTATTGTTGTTATCAATAAAGTTGACCGCCCAGGCGCACGCCCTGATTGGGTTGTTGATCAAGTATTCGACTTATTCGTGAACTTAGGTGCAACGGATGAGCAACTCGATTTCCCTATTGTTTATGCATCTGCATTAAACGGTATCGCAGGCCTTGACCACGAAAACATGGCTGAAGACATGACTCCACTGTATGAAGCGATTGTGGAACATGTTGCACCACCAGCAGTGGATATCGACGGTCCATTCCAAATGCAAGTTTCGCAATTGGATTACAACAGCTATTTAGGTGTTATCGGTATCGGCCGTATCAAACGTGGTGTTGTTAAGCCTAACCAACAAGTAACGGTTATCGATAGCGAAGGTAAAACTCGTAACGGTAAAATTGGTAAAGTTCTGACTCACTTAGGTTTAGAGCGTATTGATTCACAACAAGCGGAAGCGGGTGATATCGTCGCTCTGACAGGTTTAGGTGAACTGAACATTTCTGACACCATTTGCCAAGTCGGTAGCGTTGAAGCATTGCCTGCGTTAGCAGTTGATGAGCCAACAGTTAGCATGTTCTATTGTGTTAATACTTCACCATTCTGCGGTAAAGAAGGTAAATTCGTGACTTCACGTCAGATCCTTGACCGCTTGAATAAAGAATTGGTTCACAACGTTGCACTGCGTGTTGAAGAAACTCAAGATCCAGACGCATTCCGCGTTTCTGGTCGTGGTGAGCTTCACTTATCTGTTCTGATTGAAAACATGCGTCGTGAAGGTTTCGAATTAGCTGTATCTCGTCCAAAAGTTATCATTCGTGAAATCGATGGCCGTAAACAAGAGCCATTCGAACAAGTGACTTTAGACGTTGAAGAACAGCACCAAGGCGACATCATGAAAGCTTTAGGTGAACGTAAAGGTGACCTGCGCGACATGATGCCAGACGGTAAAGGCCGCGTACGTCTTGATTACGTCATTCCAAGCCGTGGTCTGATTGGCTTCCGTACTGAATTCATGACAATGACATCAGGTACTGGTTTACTGTATTCAACATTCAGTCATTACGATGATGTTCGCCCAGGCGAAATCGGCGGCCGCCAAAACGGTGTTCTGATCTCCAATGGTCAAGGTAAAGCAGTTGCTTATGCGCTATACAGCCTGCAAGACCGCGGTAAGCTGTTCTTAGGTCACGGTGCTGAAGTGTATGAAGGTCAAATCATCGGTATTCACTCACGTTCTAACGACTTAACCGTTAACTGCTTAACGGGTAAAAAACTGACTAACATGCGTGCGTCAGGTACTGATGAAGCAACAACACTGTCACCACCAATTAAAATGACTCTGGAACAAGCACTTGAGTTCATTGATGATGACGAGTTAGTTGAAGTGACTCCGCAGTCTATCCGTCTGCGTAAACGCCACTTGACTGAGAACGATCGCCGTCGTGCAAACCGTTCTAAAGAAGACTAA
- the glnL gene encoding nitrogen regulation protein NR(II) encodes MKTEHLPAPEHILDSLINSVLILDYDLVIHYANHAALQILTQSQRKLYGTPLPLLFSYCSLNDELMLNSLKDGHSFTENEVTLVFNNHSHVMSFSAQPFSEQFILVELSQLDSQRRLSQELAQNAQQLAARELIRGLAHEIKNPLGGLRGAAQLLSKALPDPQLNEYTQVIIEQADRLRALVDRLLGPQYPGPKTQQSIHHIMENVTRLVSLEKPDNVTLIRDYDPSLPELEYYPDQIEQVLLNITRNALQALAETGGYITLRTRTAFQVTLQGERYRLAARIDIEDNGPGIPLAIQDTLFYPMVSGRPDGTGLGLSIARSLVDQHAGKIEFTSWPGHTEFSIYLPIKK; translated from the coding sequence ATGAAAACCGAACATTTGCCAGCACCGGAACATATTCTCGACTCACTCATTAATAGCGTGCTAATTTTGGATTACGACTTGGTTATCCATTACGCCAACCATGCTGCACTCCAGATCTTAACCCAAAGCCAGCGCAAGCTATACGGTACGCCACTGCCACTATTATTCAGTTATTGTTCGCTCAATGATGAACTCATGCTCAATAGCTTAAAAGATGGCCATAGTTTTACCGAGAACGAAGTCACCTTAGTATTTAACAACCATTCCCACGTGATGTCGTTCAGTGCACAGCCTTTTTCAGAGCAATTTATTTTAGTTGAGCTTTCACAATTAGATAGCCAACGGCGTTTGAGCCAAGAACTCGCACAGAATGCCCAGCAATTGGCTGCCCGCGAACTGATCCGTGGACTTGCTCACGAAATCAAAAACCCTCTCGGAGGTTTGCGAGGCGCTGCGCAATTGCTATCTAAAGCGTTGCCTGACCCACAATTAAATGAATATACTCAAGTGATTATCGAACAGGCCGACCGCTTGCGAGCATTGGTTGATCGGCTGCTTGGTCCACAATATCCAGGGCCAAAAACACAGCAAAGTATTCATCATATTATGGAAAATGTAACGCGGTTGGTGTCATTAGAAAAGCCCGATAATGTGACACTAATTCGTGACTATGACCCAAGCCTGCCCGAATTAGAGTATTACCCAGACCAAATCGAGCAAGTGCTGCTAAATATCACCCGAAACGCCTTACAAGCCCTCGCCGAAACGGGAGGCTATATCACTTTGCGTACACGAACGGCTTTTCAAGTCACACTACAAGGTGAACGTTATCGATTAGCTGCACGTATTGATATTGAAGATAACGGTCCTGGTATTCCATTGGCAATTCAGGATACATTGTTTTACCCCATGGTGAGCGGACGGCCTGATGGCACAGGGCTTGGCCTATCGATTGCTCGCAGTTTAGTTGACCAACACGCAGGAAAAATCGAATTTACCAGTTGGCCAGGCCACACTGAGTTTTCCATTTATCTACCAATTAAGAAATAG
- the fabY gene encoding fatty acid biosynthesis protein FabY, protein MYHLRTPKDDIEFATYYHFRWEMLRKPFNQPLGSEKDGYDLTAHHQMVVDDKNRILAIGRLYINADNEGAIRFLAVNPAMQGKGLGKLIIMALESVARQEGVKRIVSSVREEAVPFFDKMGFENRGQVAGQLKTPVRHYLMIKPIETLDQILHRPDWCGELQQAWYKCIPLSEKMGVRIDQYTGTRFITTMPEAGNQNPHETIFAGSQFSLATLTGWGLIWLLMQEHQLGGDIVLVDASIRYGKPVSGRPTATADLANMSGDLDRLARGSKARVKLKVEVSNPDGKVGAVFSGVYMVLPVEPAK, encoded by the coding sequence ATGTACCATTTACGTACACCGAAAGATGATATTGAATTTGCAACTTACTACCATTTTCGCTGGGAAATGTTGCGAAAACCGTTTAATCAACCCCTAGGTTCAGAAAAAGATGGTTATGATTTAACCGCACACCATCAAATGGTCGTGGATGATAAAAACCGTATTCTTGCCATTGGTCGCTTATATATCAATGCTGACAACGAGGGAGCAATCCGTTTTTTAGCCGTTAACCCTGCCATGCAAGGTAAAGGGCTCGGTAAATTGATTATCATGGCCCTAGAGTCCGTTGCACGCCAAGAAGGCGTCAAACGCATCGTATCCAGTGTTCGTGAAGAAGCAGTACCCTTTTTCGATAAAATGGGCTTTGAGAACCGTGGGCAAGTCGCTGGGCAGTTAAAAACACCAGTGCGCCATTACTTGATGATCAAACCCATTGAGACATTAGACCAAATTCTACATCGTCCAGACTGGTGTGGTGAGCTACAACAAGCTTGGTATAAGTGTATTCCATTAAGCGAAAAAATGGGTGTCCGAATCGACCAATACACGGGGACTCGTTTTATTACAACTATGCCGGAGGCGGGCAATCAAAACCCCCATGAAACGATTTTTGCAGGGAGCCAATTTTCATTAGCCACCCTGACAGGATGGGGACTGATTTGGCTATTAATGCAAGAACACCAGCTTGGTGGTGATATTGTGTTGGTCGATGCCAGTATTCGTTATGGTAAACCTGTAAGCGGCAGGCCTACAGCAACTGCGGACTTAGCTAATATGAGCGGTGACCTTGACCGTTTAGCTCGGGGTAGCAAAGCGCGAGTGAAACTGAAAGTCGAAGTCAGTAACCCTGATGGTAAAGTGGGCGCTGTATTCAGTGGTGTCTATATGGTGTTACCTGTAGAGCCAGCAAAGTAA
- a CDS encoding AsmA family protein, with protein sequence MKWLIKFTTYALLLLLLLFIFTYIGLQTRWGASYSSQFLSKFTDYDIDVGIMGHEFSNPGEFIFQDVKLTTKNSDLSLDSRQVVVDVNWLNLFSGTAIKRLVITQGTLSTTVSPNTVLFPISATILQFENSQITLKKGNDTVQVAGFTGGMTPWKPTENTPFGYGDFRFTSNQLKFNDLAFKNVAITGKLQQQGTEISQASAYLNNGYIAGTGKVLNDGSIMVDSLTMNKVGWENNVDFDSLFDAITSDKSLQVKKVELTNVDIQGKDWALSGLSTEIDQLSFVRGSWTSPKSSISFNVDQFVVKYQQLSTLIGELNINGDNLYISKLSGYYNKGIFNLSGSWQRNNQVLTIDEGKLAGILYTLPENWLSFFAQPTPAWLSGLNIKKFTLSQSLLMNIQPQFPFELTALSGNIENVDLIKQKQWGIWSGKATFNADSGTINQVLVRRPFVEVRQSGKSSAAASLTVSTDKGISKIGLLVKQEPKKVPFLLRASGSNIDLVDLNQWGWAGFPAQVIGDFDATLQGDLLAPSVAKSLNGELMAIPLQGKRLFRTVVNGVVTSSVESEADLQPTEPSLVEPLPALSNP encoded by the coding sequence GTGAAATGGTTAATCAAATTTACTACCTATGCACTTTTGTTACTGCTGCTATTGTTTATTTTTACTTATATCGGGCTACAAACCCGTTGGGGCGCATCCTACTCCAGTCAATTTTTAAGTAAATTTACCGATTACGATATTGATGTGGGAATTATGGGGCATGAGTTTTCTAACCCCGGTGAGTTCATCTTCCAAGATGTTAAGTTAACGACTAAAAACAGTGACCTATCTTTAGATTCACGGCAAGTCGTGGTTGATGTTAATTGGCTAAACCTATTTAGTGGCACCGCAATAAAACGTTTGGTTATCACTCAAGGGACATTATCTACAACAGTCTCACCAAATACGGTGTTGTTCCCTATTTCCGCGACTATTTTGCAATTTGAAAATAGCCAGATTACGCTTAAAAAAGGCAATGATACGGTACAAGTCGCCGGCTTTACGGGAGGAATGACCCCTTGGAAACCCACCGAAAACACTCCTTTTGGTTACGGTGATTTTCGATTTACCTCTAACCAATTAAAATTCAATGACCTTGCATTCAAGAATGTTGCCATTACCGGTAAATTACAGCAGCAAGGAACAGAAATAAGCCAAGCCAGTGCCTACTTAAATAATGGCTATATTGCGGGCACTGGGAAGGTACTTAATGATGGCTCTATCATGGTTGACTCCCTCACCATGAATAAAGTTGGCTGGGAAAATAATGTTGATTTCGATTCACTATTTGATGCAATAACGAGTGATAAATCACTGCAAGTCAAAAAAGTAGAACTAACCAATGTTGATATTCAAGGTAAAGATTGGGCACTTTCTGGCTTAAGCACCGAAATTGACCAACTCAGCTTCGTTAGAGGCAGCTGGACTAGCCCTAAAAGCAGCATTAGCTTTAATGTCGACCAATTCGTCGTGAAATACCAGCAGCTGAGTACCTTAATTGGAGAGCTGAATATTAACGGTGATAACCTCTATATCAGCAAGTTATCAGGTTACTATAATAAAGGCATTTTTAACCTCAGTGGGTCTTGGCAACGCAATAATCAAGTACTCACTATCGATGAAGGTAAACTCGCGGGTATCTTATATACCTTACCTGAAAATTGGTTGTCCTTCTTCGCGCAACCAACGCCAGCGTGGTTGTCCGGTTTAAATATTAAGAAATTCACCCTTTCCCAATCACTTTTGATGAATATCCAGCCGCAATTTCCTTTCGAGTTGACGGCATTAAGCGGTAATATTGAAAATGTTGATTTAATCAAACAAAAACAATGGGGAATTTGGAGCGGTAAAGCGACATTCAATGCAGATAGCGGCACAATCAACCAAGTTCTAGTACGCCGTCCATTTGTCGAAGTACGTCAAAGTGGTAAATCCTCGGCAGCAGCGAGCTTAACGGTCAGTACTGATAAAGGTATCAGTAAAATTGGCTTGCTGGTAAAACAGGAGCCCAAAAAAGTCCCCTTTTTACTGAGGGCATCAGGTTCTAATATTGATCTCGTCGATTTAAACCAATGGGGTTGGGCAGGCTTCCCAGCTCAAGTTATCGGTGACTTTGATGCGACATTACAAGGGGACTTACTCGCCCCATCAGTGGCAAAAAGTTTGAATGGGGAATTGATGGCCATACCATTGCAAGGTAAACGCCTATTTCGTACCGTTGTTAACGGGGTTGTCACTTCTTCAGTAGAATCCGAAGCCGATTTACAGCCTACCGAGCCTTCTTTGGTAGAGCCGCTCCCCGCTCTTAGCAATCCATAA
- a CDS encoding uracil-xanthine permease family protein, which translates to MNTATSEKQTTEATIHTQSELIYKLEDRPPLPQALFAAGQHLLAMFVAVITPAMLICQALGLPAHDTQRIISMSLFASGIASLIQIRAWGPIGSGLLSIQGTSFNFVAPLIMGGVALKQGGADIPSMMAALFGTLLVAALTEVILSRFLHLARRVITPLVSGVVVMIIGLSLIQVGLTSIGGGYGAISDNTFGSPDYLILAGVVLAVIILLNRQKNPYLRVASLVIAMAVGYIAAWWMDMLPNAQPMEANQPIITVPEPFYYGLSFDWNLLIPLILIFMVTSLETIGDITATSDVSEQPVRGPLYMKRIKGGVLANGLNSMVSAVFNTFPNSCFGQNNGVIQLTGVASRYVGYIVALMLVLLGLFPAVAGFVQQIPEPVLGGATIVMFGTIAASGVRIVSREPLNRRAIMIIALSLAVGMGVSQQPLILQFAPDWLKTLFSSGIAAGGLTAIVLNLVFPLEK; encoded by the coding sequence ATGAATACTGCGACGTCTGAAAAGCAAACTACTGAAGCGACCATACACACGCAAAGCGAACTTATTTACAAATTAGAAGACCGTCCACCGCTGCCGCAAGCTTTGTTTGCTGCCGGGCAACATCTTCTGGCGATGTTTGTCGCTGTTATTACCCCAGCGATGCTGATTTGCCAGGCTTTGGGGCTACCAGCTCACGATACTCAACGCATCATTAGTATGTCTTTATTTGCCTCCGGTATTGCTTCTTTAATTCAAATTCGTGCATGGGGCCCTATTGGCTCAGGCCTACTTTCGATTCAAGGAACCAGTTTTAACTTTGTTGCACCGTTAATCATGGGGGGTGTTGCACTCAAGCAAGGTGGGGCTGATATCCCATCCATGATGGCAGCTTTGTTTGGCACGTTACTCGTCGCCGCATTAACCGAAGTGATTCTTTCACGTTTTTTACATCTAGCCCGCCGTGTCATTACACCACTGGTTTCTGGTGTCGTTGTCATGATCATCGGCTTATCTTTAATTCAAGTCGGCTTAACCTCCATTGGTGGTGGTTATGGTGCGATTAGCGATAATACCTTCGGTTCACCAGATTACCTGATTTTGGCTGGGGTTGTTTTAGCGGTTATTATTTTACTTAATCGGCAGAAAAACCCTTACTTACGTGTCGCATCTTTAGTTATTGCCATGGCCGTTGGTTATATTGCAGCTTGGTGGATGGACATGTTACCAAATGCGCAACCAATGGAAGCCAATCAGCCAATTATTACTGTCCCTGAGCCTTTCTATTATGGCTTATCTTTCGACTGGAACCTGTTGATCCCATTAATTCTCATTTTTATGGTGACTTCCTTAGAAACAATAGGTGACATTACCGCCACTTCAGATGTGTCAGAACAACCCGTTCGTGGCCCTTTATATATGAAACGAATCAAAGGTGGCGTACTTGCCAATGGTTTGAACTCGATGGTCTCAGCGGTATTTAATACTTTCCCTAACTCTTGCTTTGGGCAGAACAACGGTGTTATCCAATTAACAGGGGTGGCAAGTCGCTATGTCGGTTACATTGTTGCTTTAATGTTAGTGTTATTAGGGCTATTCCCTGCGGTTGCAGGCTTTGTACAACAAATCCCTGAGCCCGTATTAGGCGGAGCAACCATTGTGATGTTTGGTACCATTGCCGCTTCAGGAGTGCGTATCGTGTCTCGTGAGCCACTCAATCGCCGCGCCATCATGATTATAGCCCTTTCTCTCGCCGTGGGTATGGGTGTGTCACAGCAACCCTTGATTTTGCAATTCGCGCCTGACTGGTTAAAAACATTATTTTCTTCAGGTATTGCTGCGGGTGGTTTAACTGCAATTGTTCTGAATTTAGTCTTCCCTCTCGAAAAATAA
- the glnA gene encoding glutamate--ammonia ligase, translated as MSAEHVLSLIKEHNVRFIDLRFTDTKGKEQHITIPAHQVDEDFFEEGQMFDGSSIGGWKGINESDMVLMPDPSTAMLDPFFADITLIIRCDILEPGTMQGYDRDPRSISKRAEDFLRSSGIADIVLFGPEPEFFVFDDIRFGNNMHGSYYHIDDIEAAWNTGTKYEGGNKGHRPAVKGGYFPVPPVDSSQDLRSAMCTTMEEMGLVVEAHHHEVATAGQNEVATRFNTMTKKADETQIYKYVVHNVAHAYGKTATFMPKPLVGDNGSGMHCHMSLSKGGVNLFAGDKYGGLSEMALYYIGGIIKHARALNAFTNPTTNSYKRLVPGFEAPVMLAYSARNRSASIRIPVVASTKARRIEVRFPDPAANPYLAFAAQLMAGLDGIINKIHPGDAMDKNLYDLPPEEAKEIPTVSGSLDEALAELDKDREFLTRGGVFTNDAIDAYIELTRADIQRVRMAPHPLEFEMYYSV; from the coding sequence ATGTCCGCTGAACATGTTTTATCGTTAATTAAAGAGCACAATGTTAGATTTATTGATCTGCGTTTTACCGACACTAAAGGTAAAGAGCAACACATCACTATCCCTGCTCATCAAGTTGACGAAGACTTCTTTGAAGAAGGCCAGATGTTTGATGGTTCATCTATTGGTGGCTGGAAAGGCATCAATGAGTCAGACATGGTATTAATGCCAGACCCATCAACTGCAATGTTAGACCCGTTCTTTGCCGATATCACGTTGATCATTCGCTGCGATATTTTAGAGCCGGGCACGATGCAAGGTTATGACAGAGACCCACGTTCAATTTCAAAACGTGCGGAAGATTTTCTGCGCTCAAGTGGCATTGCCGATATCGTTCTCTTTGGGCCAGAACCTGAATTTTTCGTTTTTGATGACATTCGTTTTGGCAACAACATGCATGGTAGTTACTACCATATCGATGATATCGAAGCGGCATGGAATACTGGAACCAAATACGAAGGTGGTAATAAAGGCCATCGCCCTGCAGTAAAAGGGGGTTATTTCCCAGTTCCACCAGTTGATTCATCACAAGACCTACGTTCAGCCATGTGTACCACAATGGAAGAGATGGGCTTAGTTGTTGAAGCTCACCACCATGAGGTGGCGACAGCTGGCCAAAACGAGGTTGCGACCCGCTTTAATACTATGACTAAAAAAGCGGATGAAACTCAAATTTATAAATATGTTGTTCACAATGTTGCACATGCCTACGGTAAAACAGCCACCTTTATGCCTAAACCTTTAGTGGGCGATAACGGCTCTGGTATGCACTGCCATATGTCTTTATCTAAAGGCGGCGTTAACCTGTTTGCAGGTGACAAATATGGCGGTTTATCCGAAATGGCGCTGTACTACATCGGCGGTATTATTAAACATGCACGTGCACTGAACGCATTTACTAACCCAACCACTAACTCATACAAACGCTTAGTTCCGGGCTTTGAAGCACCTGTAATGTTGGCATATTCTGCACGTAACCGCTCTGCTTCGATTCGTATTCCAGTCGTTGCGAGCACTAAAGCACGCCGTATTGAAGTTCGCTTCCCAGACCCAGCAGCTAACCCATATTTAGCGTTTGCGGCTCAGTTAATGGCAGGCCTTGATGGCATCATTAACAAGATCCACCCTGGTGATGCGATGGACAAAAATTTATATGATTTACCACCAGAAGAAGCCAAAGAAATTCCAACAGTTTCTGGCTCTTTAGACGAAGCATTAGCGGAATTAGATAAAGACCGTGAATTCTTAACCCGTGGTGGCGTATTCACTAATGATGCTATCGATGCGTATATCGAATTAACCCGTGCCGACATTCAACGTGTTCGTATGGCACCACACCCTCTCGAATTTGAAATGTACTACAGTGTGTAA
- the yihX gene encoding glucose-1-phosphatase — protein MLYIFDMGNVIIDIDFNRVFDKWSELSGTPSEEIKSRFTFGNIFQLHECGKISDIEFAELLCEEMDITLSFEDFAEGWHAIFISLRPEVIDIMEHLREQGHRVVVLSNTNRLHLDYWPAHYPEIAASSDFLYLSQDLGMRKPDPEIYKYVLQSEEFDAADAIFFDDVEENVKAAEALGIRSIHVVDKDTIPEYFRTYDFSAEVE, from the coding sequence ATGCTGTATATCTTCGATATGGGTAATGTGATTATTGATATCGACTTTAATCGTGTATTTGATAAATGGTCTGAACTCAGTGGTACACCAAGTGAAGAGATCAAATCACGGTTTACTTTTGGTAATATCTTTCAATTACATGAGTGTGGAAAAATTTCAGACATCGAGTTTGCTGAGCTGCTTTGTGAAGAAATGGACATCACTCTAAGCTTTGAAGACTTTGCTGAAGGCTGGCACGCTATTTTTATTTCGTTAAGACCTGAAGTCATTGATATTATGGAACACCTGCGTGAGCAAGGGCACCGAGTGGTGGTTTTATCGAATACCAACCGTCTACATCTAGACTACTGGCCAGCACACTACCCAGAAATTGCAGCCTCCTCCGATTTCCTATATCTGTCCCAAGATTTAGGCATGCGTAAGCCTGATCCTGAAATCTACAAATATGTACTGCAATCAGAAGAGTTTGATGCTGCAGATGCTATTTTCTTTGATGATGTCGAAGAAAATGTAAAAGCCGCAGAAGCCCTTGGTATTCGTAGTATTCATGTTGTGGATAAAGACACCATTCCTGAATATTTCCGCACTTACGATTTTAGTGCAGAAGTTGAATAA
- a CDS encoding PadR family transcriptional regulator, with amino-acid sequence MLIKSCRHVYYARHDENQHGHRGGCCHDEGRHGHGSGECCHDEDRHGRGHGERCHGEGRHGHGYGERCHGEGRHGHGHGERCHGEGRHGHGHGERCHGEGRHGRGHGDDSQRGRGRGKGLRRLFDHGDLHIMVLSLVAKKPSYGYEIIKDIQEASNGLYVPSPGVIYPTLTLLEEQGFLESQIVERNRKSFTITPEGSAHLAQNKEIEAVIARKLAKARDMQQGSNLAEDIEVAVSRFKALLRHKMVLKQLNEEQTRQIASIINDAVKQIEEVNTLLTNSDED; translated from the coding sequence ATGCTAATTAAATCTTGTCGTCATGTATATTATGCACGCCATGATGAAAATCAACATGGCCACCGCGGTGGATGTTGCCACGATGAAGGCCGTCATGGTCATGGGAGCGGTGAATGCTGCCACGACGAAGACCGTCATGGTCGTGGGCACGGTGAACGCTGCCACGGCGAAGGCCGCCATGGTCATGGGTACGGTGAACGCTGCCACGGTGAAGGCCGTCATGGTCATGGGCACGGTGAACGCTGCCACGGCGAAGGCCGTCATGGTCATGGGCACGGTGAACGCTGCCACGGCGAAGGTCGTCATGGTCGAGGCCATGGTGATGACAGCCAAAGAGGCCGTGGAAGAGGTAAAGGCCTTCGTCGTTTATTCGACCATGGCGATCTTCATATTATGGTACTCTCGTTAGTCGCTAAAAAACCAAGCTATGGCTACGAAATTATCAAAGATATTCAAGAAGCCTCAAATGGCTTATATGTTCCTAGCCCGGGGGTTATTTACCCAACGCTAACACTGCTTGAAGAACAAGGCTTCTTGGAGTCTCAGATTGTTGAACGCAATCGCAAAAGTTTTACGATTACACCTGAAGGCTCTGCCCATCTAGCTCAAAATAAAGAAATTGAAGCGGTTATTGCTCGCAAACTGGCAAAAGCACGTGATATGCAACAAGGCAGTAATTTAGCAGAAGACATTGAGGTGGCAGTCAGTCGCTTTAAAGCTTTATTACGTCACAAAATGGTTTTAAAACAACTCAATGAAGAGCAAACACGTCAAATCGCCTCTATCATTAATGATGCAGTAAAACAAATTGAAGAAGTGAATACGTTATTAACAAATAGCGATGAAGATTAA